A segment of the Crassostrea angulata isolate pt1a10 chromosome 10, ASM2561291v2, whole genome shotgun sequence genome:
attttattcaaaggaaatatttttcttctaaggaatatgtagcaaatcaatttttgtacaggacgacaataattcaattttgccccaaataaggcttcttaacggctttttccacaaaaatatggccaACAGAAATTTacaaaccatgatatttttgtccttttagtagaaaagaacaAAATCAGCATAAAAAATGCagttcatattgctttaaataaattcaaattggGGTGTGCAACAGCATTTGATGTAAACGCTTATTATTTAATAGAGATGCTGCTCTGCTACAAAAAATTGTCTGGAGGTTTGAAGGTCTGGTGTATACCATGTAGTTTATAAATATTGGATGTGATTCACACATGCAGAAAGGGAAAAGTAttacagcgaattacagaataccggtagagttttcaatagcttgttggattgctcaatagggtattcaatttggtcagcaaggtatcacatcaggtttaaatctaggtcctgtggttactcaagtgtAGATGCTTATTTTGCACTCAACCCATTCATTTTACACAAAGAAAACCTCTAGAACACTCCCTCCTATTGTTAGCTATTCTATTCATagacttttaaaaagaaagttcACCTGGACAGCACTGGACTCTATAGAGAATCAATTCTGCTTGgagtaatttgaattttgtttttcaaaaaatgtaattcaaaagGCAGTTctgaagaaacaaacaaaagagaCAAGCATAACTTAAAAAAGGAGGTATTTTTCActgcaaaaaatcattaaacattttggtTCCCTGATTTCTGGTGCATCTTACAGCACTAggtctaatatttttttttgtgctgACTGCTAAATTAGTTCAGACTTTTATAGCAGTAATGTAGGATAACAGAGAGAAACAAAAAGGCCCAAAACGTGCAAATGTTAACCAGATGAACTCACTCTATTGCTGTCATACCTGAGTAATCACATGACCTAGATTTAAACCTAatgtgataccttgctgaccaaattgaataccctatTTATCAATCtagcaagctattgaaaactctactggtattctgtaattcgctgtaaTCTGTATTCCCATGAATGAAGTAAAACCTAGAGTGGATGTACGTTTAATGCATAGCAAATAGGATTGGtgaatttatttgattaacATTTGTTCTTTTAACCATTATGGATTTTTATggacaaattgttttattatttgtagaTTTGGAAGAGGAGCATCATCGTCATCTGATGCTTCAGGTATGATCAAGTTGAACTTCATATGTATTATTACATATtcaatcaagatttttttttcttaaggcCATATTCAATgtgtaaaataaatgtttctaTATCAGGAGGAGCCGGCAGGGGTTTTGGTCGGGGTGTACTCCGTACAGGCTTCACAGTGAATGGAAATGACGATGTATCAAACGGCATGGCCGACATGTCGCTCAACAAACCAGGCGGAATGGCCAATGGATTTGGAAAGTCAGACAATAACTCCAGCAGTGGCGGTTTTGGATCCAAAGGAGGATTTGGAGGTGGTAGTAGTGGAGGAGGATTTGGAGGAGGCAGCGGGGGGTTTGGAAATAAGTCGGACAGTAACAACAACAATGGAAGTAGAGGGGGATTTGGAGGAGGGTCCTCAGGTGGAGGATTTGGAGGAGGGTCCTCGGGTGGAGGATTTGGAGCCAAAAAGGAGGGTGGATTTGGGGGCGGGGGATTTGGATCAAAGAACGATGGCGAATCTTCTGGATTTGGAGGAGGTAAGAATACAGCAGTGTGGAATAAATATTCCAAGATGTGGTAATTTAAACTACCGTATATTCGGGGGGTTTTTTTTGCGtatcacaaaatttgcgaaaatggggaaaatctGTAACATTATTAACTTGTGTTAgtcattttttgtgatttaaaaagttttttatagAGAATGTTACATGATATAATTTCTGCTTATTCAGTTATTTGTGATTTAAAAGAGAATGCGATATACAGTATCTTATAGATTTGCTTTTATGAGATAGAAGGGGCTGGTTGATggtaatgcattatttgattttctttttttgcagGATTTGGCGGTGGAGACAGACCTCCAAGGTATCATGTTAATCAGAAAGATAATGAGTAAAAATTTTCCTCCTGTCCTTTTGATGAATTGGCAAGTGTttgaaacttgatttttaattttgtaggGGAGGCGGATTTGGAGGGGGAGGAGGATCAGGTGAGCATTAGGCAGTCTAGATATTCCTGTGAATCTTATCTATAATCAAATTCATTGCAAGGAAATAAGAACAGGCTGATCAAAGCAAGGAATACTTAAATCTGTCTTTGATGTAGATTACAGTTTAAAATCTGTCTTTGATTACAGGATGCAGAAATTGTGGAGAAGAGGGACACTTTGCCAGAGAGTGTCCAGAACCCCGCAAAGGTGGTGGAGGTGGTGGTGACAAGGGATGCAGAAATTGTGGGGAAGAGGGACACTTTGCCAGAGAGTGTCCAGAACCCCGCAAAGGTGGTGGTGACAGGGGATGCAGAAATTGTGGGGAAGAAGGACATTTTGCTAGAGAGTGTCCCAATCCCAAGAAAGAAGGTAATGTGTCCAGTTTTTCTTGCCACTCTTGATAACATGCTGACAATTATAACCATTCAAAATGTCTAGATTAAAGGATTCACAACTCGATAAAATTTATGAGATTCATTGTGAATTTTCTTTCGTTTCTTGTTACTTAGTTTATGTGGTGTATTTTCAGGAGGTGGAGGAGGAGGCGGGAAGTGTTTCAAATGTCAGGAGGAAGGACACATGGCCAGGGACTGTCCTAATGCTCCCCCACAGGGTAAGCTGGATAATGCCCAAAGAAATAATGTTTTACATAAACTACTTTCGTAACTGTTAATGATGTTTCATTAATTGTCAAGTACCCCAAAAGTTCAAGTAATTGAATTTGTAATCTGTACTACCTCCATGGTATTTTGTGCGACAAACCCCCAAGAGGCATGTTACTGCTGTTCAACAAAATGCttctattcttgtttgtttaaaatactgatttgcgtGTCGTTGTCTATTCAGATCCTGACAGACCTGCACCTTATGTGCCTCCTGCTCCATCCGAGGACGAAGCTGAAATCTTCAAAGTTATTCAAAAGGGGATAAACTTTGACAGTTACGATAAAATTCCTGTGGAGGTGACAGGAAGAGATCCACCCTCTTCAATAAAAAACTTTGATGAAGCTGGGTTGTATGAAAAGTTCCTGGAAAACGTGCGTAAAGCCCAGTATGAGAAGCCCACTCCGGTCCAGAAGTACTCCATACCAATAGTGATGGCAGGCCGAGATCTGATGGCCTGTGCTCAAACAGGCTCCGGAAAAACGGTACAGAACCTTGTCTTAAGCTTACtggtttgaattaaattttatttttatttttaaagtgataATTAATTTTGTGTGCAATGTCCAATCAAGAAAGAATGTTGTTGTGCATtgtatttatgtacatttaattttatggAATGACATTAACAAATTCCCtcaaatatgtataaaaatgcaGTATTTTGtgtcaaaatgaaattattgcttttgaacaaaataaaggAGATTTTCCTGATACATGAAGGGAGATGATTTGTACACATTGTGATTTATTGATATCTAACCCAGGCTGCCTTCTTGCTGCCGGTCCTCACTGGAATGATGAAGAATGGAATCAGTGGCAGTAGTTTCTCCGAGGTCCAGGAACCACAAGCCCTGGTGGTGGCTCCTACCAGAGAGTTGGCTGTCCAGATCTTTATGGATGCTCGAAAATTTGCACATGGCACCATGCTGAGAGCTGTAGTGTTGTATGGGGGGACGTCGGTGGGGTACCAACTCAGACAGGTTGAACAGGGAACTCACATCTTAGTGGGTACCCCAGGACGGTTGATTGATATCATCGGCAAAGGAAAGGTGGGccattttacaatttcattGTGAATTTATCAGAGTTCTGATTtccttgattttgttttgtttctactCTGTACCTGTATCTGTGATCCAGAGACTAGTGTTTATGATGCAAAGAAAATGTAGATTTAATCGTCTATTGAACTTCAGATCAGCCTCTCAAAGTTAAAGTACCTAATTTTGGATGAAGCTGACAGAATGTTGGATATGGGTTTCGGTCCAGACATCCGTAAACTTGTGGAGGAGTTGGGAACTCCTCCTAAAACAGAGAGACAGACTCTCATGTTCTCTG
Coding sequences within it:
- the LOC128166170 gene encoding ATP-dependent RNA helicase DDX4-like isoform X3, with amino-acid sequence MTGRGRGILGNKNGFGRGGFGRGASSSSDASGGAGRGFGRGVLRTGFTVNGNDDVSNGMADMSLNKPGGMANGFGKSDNNSSSGGFGSKGGFGGGSSGGGFGGGSGGFGNKSDSNNNNGSRGGFGGGSSGGGFGGGSSGGGFGAKKEGGFGGGGFGSKNDGESSGFGGGFGGGDRPPRGGGFGGGGGSGCRNCGEEGHFARECPEPRKGGGGGGDRGCRNCGEEGHFARECPNPKKEGGGGGGGKCFKCQEEGHMARDCPNAPPQDPDRPAPYVPPAPSEDEAEIFKVIQKGINFDSYDKIPVEVTGRDPPSSIKNFDEAGLYEKFLENVRKAQYEKPTPVQKYSIPIVMAGRDLMACAQTGSGKTAAFLLPVLTGMMKNGISGSSFSEVQEPQALVVAPTRELAVQIFMDARKFAHGTMLRAVVLYGGTSVGYQLRQVEQGTHILVGTPGRLIDIIGKGKISLSKLKYLILDEADRMLDMGFGPDIRKLVEELGTPPKTERQTLMFSATFPEEIQKMAGDFLNDYLFLTVGRVGGACTDVTQTVYEVDRQEKRSRLCDILTETGSEKTLVFVEQKRNADFLASYLSQNGFPTTSIHGDRLQAEREEALRDFKLGKAPVLIATSVAARGLDIPLVKHVINYDLPQSIDEYVHRIGRTGRCGNLGKAISFYSNDTDGALAKPLVRILSDAMQEVPSWLEEYSKSSMPGAGYADVGAKFGGRDIRKNQPRTRETHKGEGGYPLGAGGSVMVGSGGAQEEDEENWD
- the LOC128166170 gene encoding ATP-dependent RNA helicase DDX4-like isoform X1, which translates into the protein MTGRGRGILGNKNGFGRGGFGRGASSSSDASGGAGRGFGRGVLRTGFTVNGNDDVSNGMADMSLNKPGGMANGFGKSDNNSSSGGFGSKGGFGGGSSGGGFGGGSGGFGNKSDSNNNNGSRGGFGGGSSGGGFGGGSSGGGFGAKKEGGFGGGGFGSKNDGESSGFGGGFGGGDRPPRGGGFGGGGGSGCRNCGEEGHFARECPEPRKGGGGGGDKGCRNCGEEGHFARECPEPRKGGGDRGCRNCGEEGHFARECPNPKKEGGGGGGGKCFKCQEEGHMARDCPNAPPQDPDRPAPYVPPAPSEDEAEIFKVIQKGINFDSYDKIPVEVTGRDPPSSIKNFDEAGLYEKFLENVRKAQYEKPTPVQKYSIPIVMAGRDLMACAQTGSGKTAAFLLPVLTGMMKNGISGSSFSEVQEPQALVVAPTRELAVQIFMDARKFAHGTMLRAVVLYGGTSVGYQLRQVEQGTHILVGTPGRLIDIIGKGKISLSKLKYLILDEADRMLDMGFGPDIRKLVEELGTPPKTERQTLMFSATFPEEIQKMAGDFLNDYLFLTVGRVGGACTDVTQTVYEVDRQEKRSRLCDILTETGSEKTLVFVEQKRNADFLASYLSQNGFPTTSIHGDRLQAEREEALRDFKLGKAPVLIATSVAARGLDIPLVKHVINYDLPQSIDEYVHRIGRTGRCGNLGKAISFYSNDTDGALAKPLVRILSDAMQEVPSWLEEYSKSSMPGAGYADVGAKFGGRDIRKNQPRTRETHKGEGGYPLGAGGSVMVGSGGAQEEDEENWD
- the LOC128166170 gene encoding ATP-dependent RNA helicase DDX4-like isoform X2, yielding MMEVVNGFGRGGFGRGASSSSDASGGAGRGFGRGVLRTGFTVNGNDDVSNGMADMSLNKPGGMANGFGKSDNNSSSGGFGSKGGFGGGSSGGGFGGGSGGFGNKSDSNNNNGSRGGFGGGSSGGGFGGGSSGGGFGAKKEGGFGGGGFGSKNDGESSGFGGGFGGGDRPPRGGGFGGGGGSGCRNCGEEGHFARECPEPRKGGGGGGDKGCRNCGEEGHFARECPEPRKGGGDRGCRNCGEEGHFARECPNPKKEGGGGGGGKCFKCQEEGHMARDCPNAPPQDPDRPAPYVPPAPSEDEAEIFKVIQKGINFDSYDKIPVEVTGRDPPSSIKNFDEAGLYEKFLENVRKAQYEKPTPVQKYSIPIVMAGRDLMACAQTGSGKTAAFLLPVLTGMMKNGISGSSFSEVQEPQALVVAPTRELAVQIFMDARKFAHGTMLRAVVLYGGTSVGYQLRQVEQGTHILVGTPGRLIDIIGKGKISLSKLKYLILDEADRMLDMGFGPDIRKLVEELGTPPKTERQTLMFSATFPEEIQKMAGDFLNDYLFLTVGRVGGACTDVTQTVYEVDRQEKRSRLCDILTETGSEKTLVFVEQKRNADFLASYLSQNGFPTTSIHGDRLQAEREEALRDFKLGKAPVLIATSVAARGLDIPLVKHVINYDLPQSIDEYVHRIGRTGRCGNLGKAISFYSNDTDGALAKPLVRILSDAMQEVPSWLEEYSKSSMPGAGYADVGAKFGGRDIRKNQPRTRETHKGEGGYPLGAGGSVMVGSGGAQEEDEENWD